The Deinococcus sp. Marseille-Q6407 genome has a window encoding:
- a CDS encoding DNA polymerase/3'-5' exonuclease PolX, whose translation MADVTRKDLVHALNSAADLLDVLGSDEGGFRAAAYRNAARNLDRSETSLDELRETRFAGVPKVGKGIAAELMGYLDSGRFAPLDEAAEQIPEGVQSLFAVRGLGPKKVRALWDAGIDSLPRLRGAAQSGELAAVKGFGAKGAQALGQAAQFVLDSQDRFLLSQGLLAGEGVQQALAGAGLEAQFSGDLGRLRDTLPGADLDLTGDPAAWASALAGTEGWEAGESSAETLSGRFGSVPVTLHRAAAGSPAFRPFDEPEHAGLDLPDPAELIQTHDIRGMLHTHTVWSDGVSTLREMVDSVLALGHEYLGTGDHSQSAAYAGGMTPERLREYIAEIRGLQAEGLPILAGAEVDILADGSLDYDDELLAELDYVVASVHSAFGLSQADQTERLVRAASHPLVSILGHPTGRLLLRREGYAVDIDAVLDACAAGNTAAEINANPWRLDLRWQDALRWRSRVRFSINTDAHSPRGLRDVRYGVMMAQKAGLTPADVVNCLERDAFKAWARG comes from the coding sequence ATGGCTGACGTGACCCGCAAAGACCTTGTCCACGCCCTGAACTCTGCCGCCGACCTGCTGGACGTGCTGGGCAGCGACGAGGGCGGCTTCCGGGCGGCAGCCTACCGCAATGCCGCCCGCAACCTCGACCGCTCCGAAACGTCCCTGGACGAACTGCGGGAGACCCGCTTTGCCGGCGTGCCCAAGGTCGGCAAGGGCATTGCCGCCGAGCTGATGGGCTACCTGGACAGCGGCCGCTTTGCTCCCCTGGACGAGGCCGCCGAACAGATTCCCGAAGGGGTGCAGAGCCTCTTTGCGGTGCGTGGCCTGGGCCCCAAGAAAGTGCGGGCCCTCTGGGACGCCGGCATTGATTCGTTGCCGAGACTGCGCGGCGCCGCCCAGAGCGGCGAGCTGGCGGCTGTGAAAGGCTTCGGGGCCAAGGGCGCTCAGGCGCTGGGACAGGCCGCGCAGTTCGTGCTGGATTCTCAGGACCGCTTCTTGCTGTCTCAGGGCCTGCTGGCCGGTGAGGGCGTGCAGCAGGCCCTCGCCGGTGCGGGGCTGGAAGCGCAGTTCAGCGGTGACCTGGGCCGGTTGCGCGATACCCTGCCGGGAGCCGACCTCGACCTGACCGGCGACCCGGCCGCCTGGGCCAGTGCCCTGGCCGGCACCGAGGGCTGGGAAGCCGGCGAAAGCAGCGCCGAGACCCTGAGCGGTCGCTTCGGCAGCGTGCCGGTCACGCTACACCGAGCAGCGGCCGGGTCGCCGGCTTTCCGGCCGTTCGACGAGCCGGAGCATGCCGGCCTGGACTTGCCCGACCCAGCCGAGCTGATTCAGACCCATGACATCCGTGGCATGCTGCACACCCACACGGTCTGGTCTGACGGGGTCTCTACCCTGCGTGAGATGGTAGACAGTGTGCTGGCACTGGGCCACGAGTACCTGGGCACCGGCGACCACTCGCAGTCGGCCGCCTACGCGGGCGGTATGACGCCGGAGCGCCTGCGCGAGTACATCGCCGAGATTCGCGGCCTGCAGGCAGAGGGCCTGCCCATCCTGGCCGGAGCCGAGGTGGACATTCTGGCCGATGGTTCGCTGGACTATGACGACGAACTGCTGGCCGAGCTGGATTACGTGGTGGCCAGCGTGCATTCGGCTTTCGGGCTGAGCCAGGCCGACCAGACCGAGCGGCTGGTGCGGGCCGCCTCGCACCCGCTGGTCAGCATTCTGGGTCACCCCACCGGCCGTCTGCTGCTGCGCCGCGAAGGCTACGCGGTGGACATCGACGCTGTGCTGGACGCCTGCGCCGCCGGCAACACCGCCGCCGAGATCAACGCCAACCCCTGGCGGCTGGACCTGCGCTGGCAAGACGCCCTGCGCTGGCGCAGCCGGGTCCGCTTCTCCATCAACACCGACGCCCACTCGCCGCGCGGCCTGCGCGACGTTCGCTACGGGG
- a CDS encoding FKBP-type peptidyl-prolyl cis-trans isomerase has protein sequence MSQELKIDKHQEGTGAQAQKGDVVSVHYTGRLENGQKFDSSHDRGEPIQFVLGAGQVIAGWDQGIEGMRVGDQATLTIPSDLAYGLRGVPGVIPGGATLIFDVELVNTRRG, from the coding sequence ATGAGCCAGGAACTGAAAATTGACAAACACCAAGAAGGCACCGGCGCCCAGGCCCAGAAGGGGGATGTCGTCAGCGTGCACTACACCGGCCGCCTGGAAAACGGCCAGAAGTTCGACTCCAGCCACGACCGCGGCGAACCGATCCAGTTCGTGCTGGGCGCCGGGCAGGTCATCGCCGGCTGGGACCAGGGCATTGAGGGCATGCGGGTGGGCGATCAGGCCACCCTGACCATTCCCAGTGACCTGGCCTATGGCCTCCGCGGCGTTCCCGGTGTGATTCCCGGCGGCGCCACCCTGATTTTTGACGTGGAACTGGTGAACACTCGCCGCGGCTGA
- the lepB gene encoding signal peptidase I, giving the protein MPPASATPPAPRPPGRARTFWNEGWPWLLGTLALWLVLAFGASLARVSGDSMNPTLHSGDTLLLLKYPRWLDPDFPRRGSVVVFRGPPDSPYAYTAHSLLGLEFQTRPAHIKRVLAVPGDRLELRGGRVWVNGRALAESYVSAEGFLEDQAPRTLGPGEVWVMGDNRRVGSSLDSRQYGPVRSQDILGTVPLRLWPAASTLP; this is encoded by the coding sequence ATGCCGCCTGCTTCTGCCACGCCGCCTGCTCCCCGCCCACCGGGCCGCGCCCGGACTTTCTGGAACGAGGGCTGGCCCTGGCTGCTGGGCACCCTGGCGCTGTGGCTGGTGCTGGCCTTCGGCGCGTCGCTGGCGCGGGTGAGCGGCGACTCCATGAACCCTACCCTGCACAGCGGCGACACCTTGCTGCTGCTGAAATACCCGCGCTGGCTGGACCCGGACTTTCCCCGGCGCGGCAGCGTGGTGGTGTTCCGGGGGCCGCCGGACAGCCCCTACGCTTACACTGCCCATTCACTGTTGGGATTGGAATTCCAGACGCGGCCCGCCCACATCAAGCGGGTGCTGGCGGTGCCGGGCGACCGTCTGGAGCTGCGCGGCGGCCGGGTCTGGGTCAACGGCCGTGCCCTGGCCGAGAGTTACGTATCGGCGGAAGGGTTCTTGGAAGACCAGGCACCGCGTACCCTGGGCCCCGGCGAGGTCTGGGTGATGGGCGACAACCGCCGGGTGGGCAGCAGCCTGGATTCGCGGCAGTACGGCCCGGTGCGGTCCCAGGACATTCTGGGCACGGTGCCGCTGCGGCTGTGGCCAGCGGCCAGCACCCTCCCATAA
- a CDS encoding MBL fold metallo-hydrolase — protein sequence MKVSFHLSAPPAGVPAVSSLGGIQALRRDLFRVRLPMVNVYLLGEPGGRWVLVDAGMPGTAGLILRAAREIHGAQAPAAIVMTHGHFDHVGALHDLLHHWPVPVYAHELELPFLTGEAAYPFPDPTVGGVMSLLSPAFLPGPFDFRPQVRALSGDGPEGGQVPHVTGWRWLHTPGHAPGHVSLWREADRTLVAGDAFVTTPQQTASGALLNEPMQVEGPPPYYTPNWEAARASVQRLAELEPDLAATGHGHPMAGEPLRRELSELARRFDAEALPPRGWYLSHPVPTERREPGDPDPVRTLFLGSLAAAAAAGAWLRLRR from the coding sequence ATGAAAGTCTCTTTTCACCTGTCAGCTCCGCCGGCGGGCGTGCCGGCCGTGTCCAGTCTGGGCGGCATTCAGGCCCTGCGCCGCGACCTGTTCCGGGTGCGGCTGCCCATGGTCAATGTCTATCTGCTGGGCGAGCCGGGTGGGCGCTGGGTGCTGGTAGACGCCGGCATGCCCGGCACCGCTGGCCTGATTCTGCGGGCGGCCCGCGAAATTCACGGTGCCCAGGCTCCCGCTGCCATCGTGATGACCCACGGTCACTTCGACCATGTGGGCGCGCTGCACGACCTGCTGCACCACTGGCCGGTGCCGGTTTACGCGCACGAGCTGGAACTGCCGTTTCTGACCGGTGAGGCGGCTTATCCGTTCCCCGATCCCACTGTGGGCGGCGTGATGAGCCTGCTGTCGCCAGCTTTCCTGCCCGGCCCCTTCGATTTTCGGCCGCAGGTCCGGGCGCTTTCGGGAGATGGGCCGGAAGGGGGTCAGGTGCCGCACGTAACCGGCTGGCGCTGGCTGCACACGCCCGGCCACGCTCCGGGCCATGTCTCACTGTGGCGCGAAGCTGACCGCACCCTGGTGGCCGGCGACGCTTTCGTGACCACCCCGCAGCAGACGGCCAGCGGCGCCCTGCTGAACGAGCCCATGCAGGTGGAAGGCCCGCCTCCCTATTACACGCCCAACTGGGAAGCGGCCCGCGCCTCGGTGCAGCGGCTGGCAGAGCTGGAGCCGGACCTGGCCGCGACCGGCCACGGCCACCCGATGGCCGGCGAGCCCCTGCGCCGTGAGCTGAGCGAGCTGGCCCGCCGCTTCGATGCCGAAGCGCTGCCCCCGCGCGGCTGGTATCTGTCGCACCCGGTACCCACCGAGCGGCGTGAACCCGGCGACCCCGACCCGGTCCGCACCCTCTTTCTGGGCAGCCTCGCTGCCGCAGCGGCGGCTGGGGCATGGCTGCGCCTGCGTCGCTGA
- a CDS encoding alpha/beta hydrolase, producing the protein MTVQADQAYGSGPRQQLDIYAPAGVHNAPTVLFIHGGSWNSGSKAEYRFVGESLARAGYVVGVMNYRLAPEYRYPSYVQDSAQALAFLRSHAARYGGSPDNLFVMGHSAGGFNAVETVVNERWLSEVGVPVSSVRGVIGLAGPYSYDFRQFSSREAFPQGGTPDEIMPDRHVRRDAPPHLLLTAENDGTVAPQNAVNMERALKAAGVPVERREIRGVNHVTIVAALARPLGWLGDTRSQVLDFIEAHRLR; encoded by the coding sequence TTGACCGTGCAGGCCGATCAGGCGTATGGCAGCGGCCCGCGCCAGCAGCTGGACATCTACGCGCCGGCCGGGGTTCATAACGCGCCTACTGTGCTGTTTATCCACGGCGGCAGCTGGAACAGCGGCAGTAAAGCCGAATACCGCTTTGTGGGCGAGAGCCTGGCGCGGGCCGGCTACGTGGTGGGCGTGATGAATTACCGCCTGGCACCTGAATACCGCTACCCCAGCTATGTGCAGGACAGCGCGCAGGCCCTGGCTTTTTTGCGGTCCCACGCCGCGCGGTACGGCGGCAGCCCCGACAACCTGTTTGTGATGGGCCACTCGGCCGGCGGCTTCAATGCGGTGGAAACGGTGGTCAACGAACGCTGGCTGAGTGAAGTCGGCGTGCCGGTGTCGTCGGTGCGCGGGGTGATCGGGCTGGCCGGGCCGTACTCCTACGATTTCCGGCAATTCTCCAGCCGCGAAGCTTTCCCGCAGGGCGGCACCCCCGACGAGATCATGCCCGACCGCCATGTGCGCCGGGACGCGCCGCCGCACCTGCTGCTGACCGCAGAAAACGACGGCACCGTGGCGCCCCAGAATGCTGTGAACATGGAGCGTGCCCTGAAAGCTGCCGGTGTGCCGGTAGAACGCCGCGAGATCCGCGGGGTCAACCATGTCACCATCGTGGCTGCACTGGCCCGGCCGCTGGGCTGGCTGGGCGACACCCGCAGCCAGGTACTGGACTTTATCGAGGCTCACCGCCTGCGCTAG
- a CDS encoding alpha/beta hydrolase, with product MRSPQALSNLNRAVLTAGLQLHRDLRYGPAPRQTLDLYAPAKAKDLPVILFIHGGSWDHGDKSEYRFVGESFARAGYLVAVINYHLAPEHRYPVYIRDAALALAWLREHAAQYGGDPQRLFVVGHSAGAFNAVELTVHGQWLEEVGLTLAALAGVVGIAGPYVYDFRDYPTRTAFPEGADPETVMPVYHVRPDAPPHLLLAAEQDQMIPLESALEMEKALQAGGVPVRRRVLPRLNHYTSVAALALPLPFWATLAPPFSNSWMSVYALWRLPHDPISFPFRCPASPCCSDCRPHGLLFSEPATGPQPPGVYWRLDRAGRSGVWQRPAPAAGHLRAGRGS from the coding sequence ATGCGCTCGCCGCAGGCCCTGAGTAATCTCAACCGCGCCGTGCTGACGGCCGGGCTACAGCTGCACCGCGACCTGCGGTATGGCCCCGCCCCGCGGCAGACTCTGGACCTCTATGCACCGGCCAAAGCCAAGGATCTGCCGGTGATTCTGTTTATTCACGGTGGCTCGTGGGACCACGGCGACAAATCCGAGTACCGCTTTGTGGGTGAGAGCTTTGCCCGGGCCGGGTATCTGGTGGCCGTCATCAACTATCACCTGGCGCCGGAACACCGCTACCCGGTTTATATCCGTGACGCGGCGCTGGCGCTGGCCTGGCTGCGTGAGCATGCCGCGCAGTACGGCGGCGACCCCCAGCGGCTGTTCGTGGTGGGCCACTCGGCCGGGGCGTTCAACGCTGTGGAACTGACGGTTCACGGGCAGTGGCTGGAGGAAGTGGGCCTGACTCTGGCCGCGCTGGCAGGCGTGGTGGGCATCGCCGGCCCTTACGTGTACGATTTTCGCGACTATCCCACCCGGACCGCTTTCCCGGAGGGCGCCGACCCGGAAACGGTAATGCCGGTTTACCATGTGCGCCCCGACGCCCCACCCCACCTGCTGCTGGCTGCCGAGCAGGACCAGATGATTCCGCTGGAAAGCGCGCTGGAGATGGAAAAAGCGCTGCAGGCCGGCGGGGTTCCGGTCCGGCGGCGGGTATTGCCCCGGCTCAACCACTACACCAGCGTCGCGGCGCTGGCGCTGCCATTACCTTTCTGGGCGACACTCGCCCCGCCGTTCTCGAATTCTTGGATGAGCGTCTACGCGCTCTGGAGGCTGCCTCATGACCCGATCTCTTTTCCGTTCCGCTGCCCTGCTAGCCCCTGCTGCTCTGACTGCCGGCCTCACGGGCTGCTCTTCTCAGAACCTGCCACAGGACCTCAACCGCCTGGTGTCTACTGGCGGCTTGACCGTGCAGGCCGATCAGGCGTATGGCAGCGGCCCGCGCCAGCAGCTGGACATCTACGCGCCGGCCGGGGTTCATAA
- a CDS encoding cytochrome P450, giving the protein MTLSRPPHAPEFDSTLALLSEGYPFFLRRARQLHTPVFGFRLAGVPFKALSGEAAARLFYDEALFQREGGTPPPLKHTLLGVGGVQGLDDAEHRWRKDMFMSLMTPAALAEMQAITLRQWHAYAAKWETAGEIVLLDEVSELLARAACEWAGVPLPEAEVPLRTRQLRDLIESPAALDFKQVQGRLSRRAAEAWAGRMVAGVRSGTLDAPEGRALKVIALHRDLSGELLTPKVAAVEVLNIIRPIVAVARYVVFEALALHEYPAEQARVRQGGAAEARQFAQEVRRFYPFFPAAPALVRETFRWQGVTFRPGDRVMLDLFGTSREQAVWGDPDTFRPARFATWDGSPFNFVPQGGGDHWLGHRCAGEWLTIDLMVQAAQFLTRELTYRVPPQNLAVKYSRMPAQPQSGFVTADVRRKEA; this is encoded by the coding sequence ATGACCCTGAGCCGCCCTCCCCACGCGCCCGAATTCGACAGCACCCTGGCGTTGCTGTCCGAGGGCTATCCCTTTTTTCTGCGCCGCGCCCGGCAACTGCACACGCCGGTCTTTGGCTTCCGGCTGGCCGGCGTGCCGTTCAAGGCCCTGAGCGGCGAGGCCGCCGCCCGGCTCTTTTACGATGAGGCGCTGTTTCAGCGTGAAGGCGGCACCCCGCCGCCCCTCAAGCACACGCTGCTGGGCGTAGGCGGGGTGCAGGGGCTGGACGACGCCGAGCACCGCTGGCGCAAGGACATGTTCATGTCGCTGATGACCCCGGCGGCCCTGGCCGAGATGCAGGCCATCACCCTGCGGCAGTGGCACGCTTACGCCGCCAAATGGGAAACCGCAGGAGAAATCGTGCTGCTGGACGAGGTCTCGGAGCTGCTGGCCCGCGCTGCCTGCGAGTGGGCCGGCGTGCCGCTGCCGGAAGCCGAAGTGCCGCTGCGGACCCGGCAACTGCGTGATCTGATCGAATCACCGGCGGCCCTCGACTTCAAGCAGGTGCAGGGCCGGCTCTCGCGCCGCGCCGCTGAGGCCTGGGCCGGGCGGATGGTCGCTGGCGTCCGCAGCGGCACGCTGGACGCCCCGGAAGGCCGCGCCCTGAAAGTGATTGCGCTGCACCGTGACCTCAGCGGTGAGCTGCTGACGCCCAAGGTGGCGGCGGTGGAGGTGCTGAATATTATCCGGCCCATCGTGGCGGTGGCCCGCTACGTGGTGTTTGAAGCTCTGGCGCTGCACGAATATCCTGCCGAGCAGGCGCGGGTGCGTCAGGGCGGCGCGGCCGAGGCCCGGCAATTCGCGCAGGAGGTGCGGCGCTTCTATCCCTTTTTCCCGGCGGCGCCTGCCCTGGTCCGTGAGACGTTTCGCTGGCAGGGGGTTACCTTCCGGCCCGGCGACCGGGTGATGCTGGACCTGTTCGGCACCAGCCGCGAGCAGGCGGTCTGGGGCGACCCCGACACCTTCCGCCCGGCCCGCTTTGCGACCTGGGACGGTTCGCCGTTCAACTTCGTGCCGCAGGGCGGCGGTGATCACTGGCTGGGGCACCGCTGCGCCGGCGAGTGGCTCACTATTGACCTGATGGTGCAAGCCGCGCAGTTCCTGACACGCGAGCTGACCTACCGGGTGCCGCCGCAGAACCTGGCGGTAAAATACAGCCGAATGCCGGCGCAGCCCCAGAGCGGATTCGTGACTGCGGACGTGCGCCGCAAGGAGGCGTAA
- the lepA gene encoding translation elongation factor 4 — MTRSPQIRNFSIIAHVDHGKSTLADRILEHLGAMGERDKRDQTLDTLELERERGITIKSTPIRLKYLRGDEEYIFNLIDTPGHVDFNYEVSRSLAACEGVLLLVDASQGVEAQTIVNAYLAIDNDLEIVPVVNKIDLPAADPEGAAQELEEVIGIPAEDAVFASGKTGQGVPDILEAIVEKIPAPVGDPEAPLKALIFDSFYDAYQGVILFVRVLEGTINPKDQIYLMNAGKSFEVDKVGTFSPGLVVGDTLGAGAVGWVAAGIKDIQDAQVGDTLTGRDERTAEAFPGFKPAQPVVFSGLYPTDTEDYRKLREALEKLKLNDAAFSFEPETSEALGFGFRCGFLGLLHAEIIQERLEREYDLDLIATAPAVVYRVTLTNGDVFETQNPAEFPTRDRIELVEEPYIKLSVMVPEDYVGPVMQLLQERRGAMQTMNYVGKRVELVYEVPFAEILYDFHDRLKSISRGYASMDYEQIGYREGDLRKVDIMVNNEVIDALAVIVHESKSYSLGRKIVDKMAEVIPRQMFPVPVQATIGGKIIARATVKAYRKDVLAKCYGGDITRKKKLLEKQKKGRARMKQFGTVEVPQEAFLAVLASED; from the coding sequence ATGACCCGCAGCCCCCAGATCCGTAACTTTTCCATCATCGCCCACGTGGACCACGGCAAATCCACGCTGGCCGACCGTATCCTCGAACACCTCGGCGCGATGGGCGAGCGCGATAAGCGCGACCAAACCCTCGATACGCTGGAGCTGGAGCGCGAGCGCGGCATCACCATTAAATCCACGCCCATTCGCCTGAAATATCTGCGTGGCGACGAAGAATACATCTTCAACCTGATCGATACGCCCGGGCACGTGGACTTCAACTATGAGGTGTCGCGCTCGCTGGCCGCCTGCGAGGGCGTGCTGCTGCTGGTGGACGCCTCGCAGGGCGTGGAGGCGCAGACCATCGTGAACGCCTACCTCGCCATCGACAACGACCTGGAAATCGTGCCGGTGGTGAACAAGATCGACCTGCCGGCCGCCGACCCCGAGGGCGCTGCGCAGGAGCTGGAAGAGGTGATTGGGATTCCCGCCGAGGACGCCGTGTTCGCCAGCGGCAAGACCGGCCAGGGCGTGCCTGACATCCTCGAAGCCATTGTGGAAAAGATTCCGGCGCCGGTCGGCGACCCGGAAGCGCCGCTCAAAGCGCTGATTTTCGATTCCTTTTACGACGCTTACCAGGGCGTCATCCTGTTTGTACGGGTGCTGGAGGGCACCATCAACCCCAAGGACCAGATTTATCTGATGAACGCCGGCAAGTCCTTTGAGGTGGACAAGGTGGGCACTTTCAGCCCCGGCCTGGTGGTGGGCGACACCCTGGGCGCTGGCGCGGTGGGCTGGGTGGCCGCCGGCATCAAGGACATTCAGGATGCACAGGTGGGCGACACCCTGACTGGCCGGGATGAGCGCACTGCCGAAGCGTTCCCTGGCTTCAAGCCCGCGCAGCCGGTGGTGTTCTCGGGCCTTTATCCCACCGACACCGAGGATTACCGCAAGCTGCGTGAAGCTCTGGAAAAACTCAAATTGAACGACGCCGCCTTCTCCTTCGAGCCGGAAACTTCCGAGGCGCTGGGCTTCGGCTTTCGCTGCGGCTTTCTGGGGCTGCTGCACGCCGAAATCATCCAGGAGCGGCTGGAGCGCGAGTACGACCTCGACCTGATCGCCACTGCGCCCGCCGTGGTCTACCGGGTCACGCTGACCAATGGTGACGTGTTCGAGACCCAGAACCCCGCCGAGTTCCCCACCCGCGACCGGATCGAGTTGGTGGAGGAGCCTTACATCAAGCTGAGCGTGATGGTGCCTGAGGATTATGTGGGCCCGGTGATGCAGCTGCTGCAGGAGCGCCGCGGCGCCATGCAGACCATGAACTACGTGGGCAAGCGGGTAGAACTGGTCTATGAGGTGCCGTTCGCGGAAATCCTCTACGACTTCCACGACCGCCTGAAATCCATCTCGCGCGGATACGCCAGCATGGACTACGAGCAGATCGGCTACCGCGAGGGCGACCTGCGCAAGGTGGACATCATGGTCAACAACGAGGTGATCGACGCCCTGGCCGTGATCGTGCACGAATCCAAGTCCTACAGCCTGGGCCGCAAGATCGTGGACAAAATGGCCGAGGTGATTCCCCGGCAGATGTTCCCGGTGCCGGTGCAGGCCACCATCGGCGGCAAGATCATCGCCCGCGCCACCGTCAAGGCGTACCGCAAGGACGTGCTGGCCAAGTGTTACGGCGGCGATATCACCCGCAAGAAGAAGCTGCTGGAAAAGCAGAAAAAGGGCCGCGCCCGCATGAAGCAGTTCGGCACGGTGGAGGTGCCGCAGGAAGCTTTCTTGGCGGTGCTGGCTTCCGAAGACTGA
- a CDS encoding transposase has product MYKQVSGERTHILSQRILDIPETLYQRRSLEASLHLFHSPGQKTKFSQAEGVSPSALSRFFNIYDWDSDRCWEEMQDTQWRMLLDAARHKRRPRLRLSVDLTTVEKVGTQLPYVSVYNGRHGIHLVVLFAEYGELKFPISYRIYQGKHTSTPVTLALDLLEEVPDFVGKRFQVCVLADSGFESAVFLDGVQRLGFEFVVGVRSNRRTDHPGQVTVADCPHGGYVNLANWPLETLSLGRMDRGDREFFAVSSELLEGDDILAEGKRRWALESFFKEGKHQFGLAQFALRTARGLDRWILMVFLAFTLTTLHRSEALTLKEAARLALYALFPEVRLNHLLGQLRKEQEFLRQHGYSLSYARCKL; this is encoded by the coding sequence GTGTACAAACAGGTTTCAGGGGAGCGCACCCATATTCTCTCACAGCGGATTCTGGACATTCCAGAGACGCTGTACCAACGGCGAAGCCTGGAGGCTTCGCTGCACCTCTTCCACAGTCCAGGTCAGAAGACCAAGTTCAGCCAGGCAGAGGGAGTCAGCCCCAGTGCACTCAGCCGTTTCTTCAACATCTACGACTGGGATTCAGACCGTTGCTGGGAAGAGATGCAGGACACCCAATGGCGCATGTTGCTGGACGCGGCTCGTCACAAACGCAGACCTCGTCTGCGTCTCAGTGTGGACCTGACCACGGTGGAAAAGGTGGGGACTCAACTGCCCTACGTCAGCGTCTACAACGGCAGGCACGGCATCCATCTGGTGGTCCTGTTCGCCGAGTATGGGGAACTGAAGTTCCCCATTTCTTACCGGATCTACCAGGGCAAGCACACCAGCACCCCGGTCACGCTGGCCCTCGACTTGCTGGAAGAGGTGCCAGACTTCGTGGGGAAACGCTTTCAGGTCTGCGTACTGGCGGACAGCGGATTCGAATCCGCTGTCTTTCTGGACGGTGTGCAGCGCCTGGGTTTTGAGTTCGTGGTGGGTGTGCGGAGCAACCGACGCACAGACCATCCTGGACAGGTGACGGTGGCGGACTGTCCGCATGGGGGGTACGTCAACCTCGCCAACTGGCCTCTGGAAACGCTGTCTCTGGGGAGGATGGACCGTGGGGACCGCGAATTCTTCGCGGTGTCGTCTGAGCTGTTAGAGGGGGATGACATCCTGGCCGAAGGAAAACGGCGCTGGGCACTGGAGTCGTTTTTCAAAGAAGGGAAGCATCAGTTTGGGTTGGCGCAGTTCGCGCTGCGAACTGCCAGGGGTCTGGACCGCTGGATTTTGATGGTCTTCCTGGCCTTCACCCTGACGACGCTGCACCGCTCAGAGGCCCTGACCTTGAAGGAAGCTGCACGCTTGGCTCTCTACGCCTTGTTCCCCGAAGTCAGGCTCAACCACCTGCTGGGCCAGCTTCGGAAAGAGCAAGAATTCCTGCGCCAGCACGGCTATTCGCTCAGCTATGCAAGGTGCAAGTTATGA
- a CDS encoding RidA family protein produces MPLSVAPAGQTSPVTYHPSGGTLPFSDAVEVGHTLYLSGKIGTGADGKLVPGGVQAETRQVLANIEASLNKYGYVRANLVKCTVMLADMGDFAAMNEIYGAWMPRPYPARSAMGVSGLAAGAKVEIECIAAR; encoded by the coding sequence ATGCCGCTGTCTGTGGCTCCCGCTGGACAGACCAGCCCGGTCACTTACCACCCCTCGGGCGGCACGCTGCCGTTTTCCGACGCGGTGGAAGTGGGCCACACCCTTTATCTCTCGGGCAAAATCGGTACTGGCGCCGACGGCAAGCTGGTGCCCGGCGGCGTGCAGGCCGAAACCCGGCAGGTCCTGGCCAATATTGAAGCCTCGCTGAACAAATACGGCTACGTGCGCGCCAATCTGGTCAAATGCACGGTCATGCTGGCAGATATGGGGGACTTTGCCGCCATGAACGAAATCTACGGCGCCTGGATGCCCCGGCCCTACCCGGCCCGCTCGGCCATGGGCGTGTCGGGTCTGGCCGCTGGGGCCAAAGTCGAAATCGAGTGCATCGCTGCCCGCTGA
- a CDS encoding stage 0 sporulation family protein: MQLVRYPRSPALHAVISEQSYPSGTPVVVQGQRGPELASARGEAAPDSPHAAQAPSGEILRAATPEDLAQAARLSALAEDIKWALRAQARALRLAVKIVSLEFTLDEALLTLSYSAEDRLDLRGLIAEVRQYTPARVNFTAVGAREQAVVLGAIGACGRENCSSRFLQELPPITIRMARDQQLPLNPDKLSGPCGRLMCCLQYEHPMYLELLRDLPRRGTRACHTESGACGKVTKLHPLAGQVDLVTENGMLENVPAAELQVQRGRSKRGEQTHD; the protein is encoded by the coding sequence ATGCAGCTTGTCCGTTACCCCCGCAGCCCGGCCCTTCATGCCGTCATCAGTGAGCAGTCCTATCCCAGCGGCACGCCGGTGGTCGTCCAGGGCCAGCGGGGGCCGGAACTGGCCTCGGCACGCGGCGAGGCAGCACCTGACAGCCCCCACGCTGCTCAAGCTCCCAGCGGTGAGATTCTGCGGGCAGCCACCCCGGAAGACCTGGCACAGGCGGCCCGCCTCAGCGCCTTGGCTGAGGACATCAAGTGGGCGCTGCGGGCACAGGCACGGGCGCTACGTTTGGCCGTCAAGATCGTCAGCCTGGAATTCACGCTGGATGAGGCGCTGCTGACCCTCAGTTACTCGGCCGAGGACCGTCTGGACCTGCGGGGGCTGATTGCCGAAGTCAGGCAGTACACCCCGGCACGGGTCAATTTCACAGCAGTGGGAGCCCGCGAGCAGGCCGTGGTGCTGGGTGCCATCGGGGCCTGTGGGCGGGAAAACTGTTCCAGCCGCTTTTTACAGGAATTGCCGCCCATCACCATCCGGATGGCCCGAGATCAGCAACTGCCCCTGAATCCCGATAAATTGAGCGGGCCATGTGGCCGGCTGATGTGCTGCTTGCAGTACGAACACCCAATGTACCTGGAACTGCTGCGTGACCTGCCACGCCGCGGCACCCGCGCCTGTCACACCGAAAGCGGCGCCTGCGGCAAAGTGACCAAGCTACATCCCCTGGCCGGGCAGGTGGACCTCGTTACCGAAAACGGCATGCTGGAAAATGTGCCAGCCGCTGAGCTGCAGGTGCAGCGTGGCCGCAGCAAACGGGGCGAGCAGACCCACGATTGA